The Actinoplanes sp. N902-109 genomic interval GTTCCTGATGGGCCTGGCGATCCCGCTGCAAGCGACGATCATCCCGGTCTATCTGATCATCATCCGCATGCACATGTACGACACCCTGACGGCGATCATCCTGCCTTCGATCGCCTTCGCCATCCCGCTCTCGGTGCTCGTCCTGTCCAACTTCATCAGGGACGTCCCGAAGGAGTTGTTCGAGAGCATGCGGCTGGACGGTGCCACCGAGTGGGGCACCCTGTGGAACCTTGCGTTCCCCCTGGTGCGCCCGGCTCTGGTCACCGTGGTCATCTACAACGGCGTGAACATCTGGAACGGCTTCCTGCTGCCCCTGGTGCTCACCCAGAGCCCCGACCAGCGCACCATCCCGCTGGCACTGTGGACGTTCCAGGGCCAGTTCGGCGTCAACGTGCCGGCCGTGGCCGCCTCGGTCGTGCTCACCACGGTGCCGATCCTGCTGCTCTACGCCATCGGCCGCCGGCAGATGCTCAGCGGCCTCACCGCCGGCTTCGGCAAATAACCCCCGCCGCGGCGATGGCCTC includes:
- a CDS encoding carbohydrate ABC transporter permease, encoding MASTLTTGGRHMAVSATSGPAPKRRGPDRRNWLGGSLSWLWLIVVLVPIYWIVITSFKTRASYYAQNSMAPPNDPTFDNFKLVVDSGFIRYFFNSVVVTAGAVLPATLISFMAAYAIVRGSGRSRFLRWTNSLFLMGLAIPLQATIIPVYLIIIRMHMYDTLTAIILPSIAFAIPLSVLVLSNFIRDVPKELFESMRLDGATEWGTLWNLAFPLVRPALVTVVIYNGVNIWNGFLLPLVLTQSPDQRTIPLALWTFQGQFGVNVPAVAASVVLTTVPILLLYAIGRRQMLSGLTAGFGK